The following are from one region of the Pseudohongiella spirulinae genome:
- a CDS encoding ion transporter, whose amino-acid sequence MDLSFRQRVANWIESPSVQNVIIGVIIFNAITLGLETSTTVMRLFGGPLKLIEQVVLGVFVVEILIKLYAHGLRFFRSGWNIFDFLIVAIALVPATGPLAILRALRILRVLRLLTKIERLRRLIESLMHAIPSIGWILFLLSMVFYIYGVMGTQLFAEAFPEKFGHLGRTLYSLFQIMTLESWSEGISRPVMAVYPYAWLYFTSYVLITAFVVLNLFIGIIVSTMQETHYEEENRRRDAKEAAAHAEREEMLRLIRELNDKIDALQSVRNESRE is encoded by the coding sequence ATGGACCTGTCATTCCGGCAGCGTGTGGCAAACTGGATCGAGAGTCCCTCGGTCCAGAATGTCATCATCGGCGTCATCATTTTTAATGCCATCACCCTGGGGCTGGAAACCTCAACCACAGTAATGCGGCTGTTTGGTGGTCCGCTCAAGTTGATTGAGCAGGTAGTACTGGGTGTTTTTGTCGTAGAAATACTGATCAAATTGTACGCCCACGGGCTGCGTTTTTTCCGCAGTGGCTGGAACATTTTTGATTTCCTGATTGTTGCAATCGCTCTGGTGCCGGCTACCGGTCCGCTGGCCATTCTGCGCGCCCTGCGTATTCTGCGGGTGCTGCGTCTGCTGACCAAGATCGAACGGTTGCGACGACTGATTGAATCGCTGATGCATGCCATCCCCAGCATCGGCTGGATTCTGTTCCTGCTCAGCATGGTGTTTTATATCTACGGCGTCATGGGAACGCAGTTATTCGCTGAAGCCTTCCCGGAAAAGTTCGGGCACCTCGGCCGAACCCTGTACAGCCTGTTTCAGATAATGACGCTTGAAAGCTGGTCTGAAGGCATCTCCCGGCCGGTAATGGCTGTTTATCCCTATGCCTGGCTCTATTTTACGTCCTATGTTTTGATTACCGCTTTTGTCGTGCTGAACCTGTTTATCGGTATTATCGTCAGCACCATGCAGGAAACGCATTACGAAGAGGAAAACCGTCGTCGTGATGCTAAAGAGGCAGCTGCTCATGCCGAAAGGGAAGAGATGTTGAGACTTATCCGCGAACTGAATGACAAGATTGATGCCCTGCAATCAGTTCGCAACGAATCCCGGGAATAA
- the gcvH gene encoding glycine cleavage system protein GcvH has translation MSDFPDDLKYSATHEWVRVEEDGSVTVGISDHAQDLLGDIVFIELPEEGATVTAKDEMSVVESVKAASDIYAPLSGEVIAVNDDLNDAPETVNSDPYGEGWICRILPSNPAELEDLLDADTYAGMCE, from the coding sequence GTGAGTGATTTTCCTGATGATTTGAAATATTCCGCCACCCACGAATGGGTGCGTGTGGAAGAAGACGGCAGCGTCACTGTGGGCATATCTGATCATGCTCAGGACCTGCTGGGCGACATCGTCTTTATTGAACTGCCGGAAGAGGGTGCCACAGTCACGGCCAAGGATGAGATGAGTGTTGTTGAGTCCGTCAAAGCAGCTTCTGACATCTACGCACCGTTATCGGGCGAGGTTATTGCCGTCAATGATGATCTGAACGACGCGCCCGAAACCGTCAACTCTGACCCCTATGGCGAAGGGTGGATCTGCCGCATTTTGCCCAGTAATCCAGCGGAACTGGAAGACTTACTGGATGCTGACACCTATGCTGGAATGTGTGAATGA
- a CDS encoding acyl carrier protein codes for MMQREMLESEVVRVIGECTEHLCDRQEIAPDTAVADLMIDSLRMVQIVFELETGLGLELPEHALFQVEKVGDLTDLVRLAAHDARKSPCLSESL; via the coding sequence ATGATGCAACGGGAAATGCTGGAGTCTGAAGTCGTACGCGTTATTGGTGAGTGCACTGAACATTTGTGCGACAGGCAGGAAATTGCGCCGGATACGGCCGTCGCGGATCTTATGATTGATTCGCTGCGCATGGTGCAGATTGTCTTTGAGCTGGAGACCGGGCTGGGTCTGGAGCTGCCGGAACATGCTCTGTTTCAGGTAGAGAAAGTCGGAGATCTTACCGATCTGGTCAGGCTGGCCGCTCACGATGCCCGAAAATCGCCGTGCCTATCCGAATCATTGTAG
- the gcvT gene encoding glycine cleavage system aminomethyltransferase GcvT, giving the protein MGNRTPLFSRHQDAGARLVDFGGWDMPIQYTSLIEEHNAVRTHAGVFDVSHMTIVDVSGPDAERWLRFMLANDVARLKISGQALYTGMLNEQGGVIDDLIVYRTEQGFRMVVNCATREKDLQWMQDHLEGFEVHLQERPELAILAVQGPAALTLTAQVLQTLGQPELAGAPASLKPFTATGSGDWFVARTGYTGEHGMEIMLPDQNAGQLWDALLQAGVKPIGLGARDTLRLEAGMNLYGHDMDESTSPLSANMAWTIAWEPADRQFIGRAAVEQHKQQLADGQLPIMKGLVMTERGVLREGLRLECVMADGSKLDGIITSGTFSPTLKHAIALARIPSGTQQCAADIRGKLIPVRMVKPGFVRHGKKVFD; this is encoded by the coding sequence GTGGGAAACCGAACACCTCTTTTCAGCAGACATCAGGATGCTGGCGCCAGGCTCGTCGATTTTGGCGGCTGGGACATGCCAATTCAATACACTTCGCTGATCGAAGAGCATAACGCCGTCCGCACACATGCCGGCGTCTTCGACGTATCCCACATGACCATCGTTGATGTCTCCGGCCCGGATGCCGAGCGCTGGCTGCGTTTCATGCTGGCGAATGATGTTGCCCGCCTGAAAATCAGCGGCCAGGCGCTTTATACCGGCATGCTGAATGAGCAGGGTGGCGTTATCGATGACCTGATCGTCTATCGCACAGAACAGGGCTTCCGCATGGTAGTCAATTGCGCTACCCGCGAGAAAGATCTGCAATGGATGCAGGATCACCTTGAGGGTTTTGAGGTTCATCTGCAGGAACGCCCGGAGCTGGCAATTCTGGCAGTACAGGGTCCGGCAGCACTGACACTGACGGCACAGGTACTGCAAACACTGGGACAGCCTGAACTGGCGGGGGCGCCAGCATCCCTCAAGCCCTTTACTGCAACAGGCAGCGGCGACTGGTTTGTGGCACGTACCGGCTATACGGGTGAGCACGGCATGGAAATCATGCTGCCTGATCAGAATGCCGGCCAGCTCTGGGACGCCTTGCTGCAGGCCGGAGTCAAACCCATCGGCCTGGGCGCACGCGACACACTGCGACTGGAAGCTGGCATGAACCTGTATGGACACGACATGGATGAATCCACTTCGCCCCTTTCAGCGAATATGGCATGGACAATCGCCTGGGAACCGGCAGATCGTCAATTTATCGGGCGGGCGGCTGTTGAGCAGCACAAACAACAACTGGCTGACGGACAGCTACCGATCATGAAGGGCTTGGTGATGACTGAGCGCGGCGTATTGCGCGAAGGGCTGCGCCTGGAATGCGTGATGGCGGACGGCAGCAAACTGGATGGCATTATCACCAGCGGCACCTTCTCACCCACATTGAAGCATGCTATTGCATTAGCTAGAATTCCGTCTGGAACGCAGCAGTGCGCTGCAGACATCCGTGGCAAGCTTATCCCGGTGCGTATGGTAAAACCCGGTTTTGTACGTCATGGCAAAAAAGTTTTTGACTAA
- a CDS encoding YggS family pyridoxal phosphate-dependent enzyme — translation MSDTIKNRYQQLLDELARQESIAGRLPGSVHLLAVSKTHGPEKIREAWQAGARQFGENYVQEALDKISVLSEPGTDTPDIVWHFIGPIQSNKTRDIAEHFDWVHSVDRLKIARRLNEQRPADMPPLNICVQVNLSHEDSKSGVDINDVDALCQQIAEQMPRLKIRGLMAIPAPSTEYEIQRQTFHPLKVLFDKLRVRYPDMDTLSMGMSDDYPAAIAEGATMIRIGTAIFGHRERPA, via the coding sequence ATGAGCGACACCATCAAAAACCGATACCAACAACTGCTCGACGAACTGGCCAGACAGGAAAGCATCGCTGGTCGTTTGCCGGGCAGTGTGCATTTGTTGGCGGTCAGTAAAACGCACGGCCCGGAAAAAATACGCGAAGCCTGGCAGGCTGGCGCCCGGCAGTTCGGTGAAAATTACGTGCAGGAAGCCCTGGACAAAATTTCCGTGTTATCTGAACCCGGCACAGACACGCCTGATATTGTCTGGCACTTTATCGGTCCCATTCAGTCCAACAAAACCCGGGATATCGCTGAGCATTTTGATTGGGTACACAGTGTCGACCGACTCAAAATTGCCCGTCGCCTGAATGAGCAGCGCCCTGCGGACATGCCTCCCTTGAATATCTGCGTGCAGGTCAATCTTTCTCACGAAGATAGCAAATCCGGCGTTGATATCAACGATGTCGACGCGCTTTGTCAGCAAATAGCCGAACAGATGCCCCGCCTGAAAATCAGGGGCCTTATGGCAATCCCGGCACCCAGTACGGAATATGAAATACAGCGTCAGACCTTTCATCCACTGAAAGTGTTGTTTGACAAGCTGCGCGTCCGCTATCCGGATATGGATACACTGTCCATGGGCATGAGCGATGACTATCCGGCGGCTATCGCAGAAGGCGCTACAATGATTCGGATAGGCACGGCGATTTTCGGGCATCGTGAGCGGCCAGCCTGA
- the gcvP gene encoding aminomethyl-transferring glycine dehydrogenase, giving the protein MNLTTPLRSLQDSESFITRHIGPDEQETAAMLAELGYDSLEALIQATLPAAIALDRPLTLGEPSSEQQALGRLRQLADQNTLHRSYIGLGYYDTITPPVILRNVLENPGWYTAYTPYQPEISQGRLETLLAFQQMVLDMTGMELANASLLDEATAAAEAMALARRVSKAKKAEAFFVDQACFPQTIDVIRTRAESFGFELIIGPAEEAASHDVFGAILQYPDRDGRVIDLRPIIAALQAKQAIACVAADLMSLALLTPPGEKGADVVVGNTQRFGVPMGFGGPHAAYFATKDEYKRAVPGRIIGVSVDARGKQAYRMSLQTREQHIRREKANSNICTAQVLLANIAAMYAMYHGPLGVQKIALRIHRLTRILAAGLQHSGMTLNTDFFDTLTVQLGGADRQAVLQRVSQAGINLRDTDADSVGISLDECSTLSDVQTLWQILLGDSAANLNVNDIEAALDQQQLGIPTGLQRQSAYLQHPVFNRYHNETDMLRYLKRLENRDLSLAHAMIPLGSCTMKLNATAEMIPITWPEFSKPHPFVPRDQVSGYLTMIRELEDMLAEICGFDAVSMQPNSGAQGEYAGLLAIRRYLDSIGQQQRNVCLIPSSAHGTNPASAQMLSMKVVVVACDAKGNIDVADLKAKAEQHKDSLAALMITYPSTHGVFEEAVKDICQIVHDHGGQVYMDGANLNAQVGVSRPGDIGADVSHVNLHKTFCIPHGGGGPGMGPIGIKEHLIPFVANHAVVKLDGPQENSSAVSAAPWGSSSILPISWMYIAMMGASGLLKATQVAILSANYIARRLEDHYPVLYTGKNGRVAHECIIDLRPLKAATGITEEDVAKRLMDYGFHAPTMSFPVPGTLMIEPTESEPKEELDRFIEAMICIRQEIARVESGELDAENNMLRHAPHTLADIMDEQWNRPYSKQEAAFPVTSLRDNKFWPSVNRIDNVYGDRNLFCACPAIESYTS; this is encoded by the coding sequence ATGAATCTGACTACGCCGCTGCGATCCCTGCAAGACTCTGAATCCTTTATTACCCGCCATATCGGCCCCGATGAACAGGAAACGGCGGCCATGCTGGCCGAGCTGGGTTATGACTCACTGGAGGCGCTTATTCAGGCCACCCTGCCGGCCGCCATTGCGCTGGACAGACCACTGACCCTGGGTGAACCGTCCAGTGAACAGCAGGCACTGGGTCGACTGCGGCAACTGGCAGATCAAAACACTCTGCACCGCTCATACATCGGACTGGGGTATTACGATACCATCACGCCACCGGTGATTCTGCGCAACGTTCTGGAAAATCCGGGCTGGTATACCGCCTACACACCCTATCAGCCCGAGATTTCTCAGGGCCGACTGGAGACCTTGCTGGCCTTTCAGCAGATGGTGCTTGATATGACCGGCATGGAGCTCGCCAACGCCTCTCTGCTGGATGAAGCAACTGCGGCAGCAGAGGCCATGGCACTGGCCAGACGCGTCAGTAAAGCAAAAAAGGCCGAGGCATTTTTTGTTGACCAGGCCTGCTTCCCGCAGACCATTGACGTCATTCGCACCCGCGCCGAGAGTTTTGGCTTCGAACTGATCATCGGTCCAGCAGAAGAAGCCGCCAGCCATGATGTTTTTGGCGCCATCCTGCAATACCCGGACCGCGATGGTCGGGTGATCGATCTTCGCCCCATCATAGCTGCACTTCAGGCGAAGCAGGCTATTGCCTGTGTAGCTGCCGACCTGATGAGCCTGGCTCTGCTGACGCCGCCCGGTGAGAAGGGTGCAGATGTTGTGGTTGGAAACACGCAACGCTTTGGCGTACCAATGGGATTTGGCGGCCCTCACGCTGCCTATTTCGCCACCAAAGATGAATACAAACGTGCTGTGCCTGGCCGCATTATCGGCGTCTCTGTGGATGCCCGCGGCAAGCAGGCCTATCGCATGTCGCTGCAGACCCGCGAGCAGCACATTCGCCGTGAGAAAGCCAACAGCAATATCTGCACGGCGCAGGTATTGCTGGCCAATATCGCTGCCATGTATGCCATGTATCATGGCCCGCTGGGTGTGCAGAAAATTGCGCTGCGCATTCACCGCCTGACCCGCATTCTGGCCGCCGGTCTGCAGCACAGCGGAATGACACTGAACACCGATTTTTTTGACACGCTCACTGTACAGCTCGGCGGCGCTGATCGTCAGGCCGTTCTGCAGCGCGTCAGCCAGGCGGGTATCAATCTGCGCGATACTGACGCAGACAGCGTCGGCATCAGTCTGGATGAGTGCAGCACATTAAGCGACGTGCAAACGCTCTGGCAGATTCTGCTGGGTGACTCGGCAGCAAATCTGAATGTGAACGATATCGAGGCCGCACTGGATCAGCAGCAGCTGGGCATACCGACTGGCCTGCAGCGGCAATCAGCTTATCTGCAGCACCCGGTATTCAATCGGTATCACAACGAAACTGACATGCTGCGCTATCTTAAACGTCTTGAAAACCGCGATCTGTCATTGGCTCATGCCATGATCCCGCTGGGCTCCTGCACCATGAAGCTGAATGCAACCGCCGAGATGATCCCGATCACCTGGCCCGAATTCAGCAAGCCGCATCCCTTTGTACCTCGCGACCAGGTCAGTGGTTACCTGACAATGATCAGGGAGCTGGAAGACATGCTGGCTGAGATCTGCGGCTTTGACGCCGTCAGCATGCAGCCTAACTCCGGCGCCCAGGGCGAATATGCCGGCCTGCTGGCTATCCGCCGTTATCTGGACAGTATCGGCCAGCAGCAGCGCAACGTCTGTCTGATCCCCAGTTCGGCTCACGGCACCAACCCGGCCAGCGCACAGATGCTGAGCATGAAAGTGGTGGTGGTTGCCTGTGATGCAAAGGGCAATATTGATGTTGCTGACCTGAAGGCGAAAGCCGAACAGCACAAAGACAGCCTGGCGGCATTGATGATCACCTACCCATCAACACATGGCGTGTTTGAAGAAGCCGTCAAGGATATCTGCCAGATCGTACATGATCACGGCGGTCAGGTTTACATGGACGGCGCCAACCTGAATGCGCAGGTCGGTGTGTCTCGACCCGGCGACATAGGGGCTGACGTATCACACGTCAACCTGCACAAGACTTTCTGCATCCCGCATGGCGGCGGCGGTCCCGGCATGGGTCCGATTGGCATCAAGGAGCACCTGATACCTTTTGTTGCCAATCATGCCGTTGTAAAGCTGGACGGCCCGCAGGAAAACAGTAGCGCCGTCTCGGCAGCGCCCTGGGGCAGCTCCAGCATTCTGCCCATCTCCTGGATGTACATTGCCATGATGGGCGCATCAGGATTACTCAAAGCCACACAAGTGGCCATTCTGAGCGCCAACTATATTGCCAGACGCCTTGAAGACCATTACCCAGTACTGTATACCGGCAAAAACGGCCGGGTCGCCCACGAATGCATTATCGATCTGCGCCCGCTTAAGGCTGCCACCGGTATCACAGAAGAGGATGTCGCCAAGCGCTTGATGGACTACGGTTTTCACGCACCGACCATGTCATTTCCGGTCCCTGGCACGTTGATGATTGAGCCAACAGAAAGCGAACCCAAAGAAGAGCTGGACCGCTTTATTGAAGCCATGATCTGTATTCGTCAGGAGATAGCGCGAGTAGAGTCCGGCGAGCTGGATGCGGAAAACAATATGCTGCGTCATGCGCCGCATACTCTGGCCGACATCATGGATGAGCAGTGGAACAGGCCCTACAGCAAGCAGGAAGCAGCCTTCCCTGTCACATCTTTGCGGGACAATAAGTTCTGGCCGTCGGTCAACCGTATCGACAATGTGTATGGTGATCGCAATCTGTTCTGCGCCTGCCCGGCGATAGAGAGTTATACCTCCTGA
- a CDS encoding type IV pilus twitching motility protein PilT has translation MDITKLLTFAVKNGASDLHLTAGMPPLIRVDGDMRKIDLPVMDHKTVQGLIYEIMSDRQRKDYEEFLETDFSFELTDIARFRVNAFNQNRGAAAVFRTIPSEVLTMEQLGMGQVFENIANFARGLVVVTGPTGSGKSTTLAAMIDYINKSRYEHILTIEDPIEFVHESHKCLVNQREVHRDTHGFNEALRSALREDPDIILVGELRDLETIRLALTAAETGHLVFATLHTSSAAKTIDRIIDVFPAGEKSMVRSMLSESLQAVISQALLKKNGGGRVAAHEIMMATPAIRNLIREDKIAQMYSAIQTGAGSGMRTLDQHLKELVQAGLISKEAARTKAKTPDAFL, from the coding sequence ATGGATATCACCAAGCTGTTAACCTTTGCCGTAAAAAACGGCGCATCTGATCTGCACTTGACAGCTGGCATGCCGCCACTGATCCGGGTGGATGGTGATATGCGCAAGATTGACCTGCCGGTGATGGATCATAAGACCGTCCAGGGTCTGATCTACGAGATCATGTCTGATCGTCAGCGCAAGGATTACGAAGAGTTTCTGGAGACGGACTTTTCCTTTGAACTGACGGATATTGCACGTTTTCGTGTCAATGCCTTCAATCAGAACCGCGGTGCTGCCGCCGTGTTCAGGACCATCCCTTCAGAGGTACTGACGATGGAGCAGTTGGGCATGGGGCAGGTGTTTGAAAATATCGCCAATTTCGCCCGCGGCCTGGTGGTGGTGACGGGTCCTACCGGCTCAGGTAAAAGCACAACACTGGCGGCCATGATCGATTACATCAACAAGTCCCGCTATGAGCATATTCTGACTATTGAGGACCCGATCGAATTCGTACATGAGAGTCACAAGTGTCTGGTGAATCAGCGTGAAGTGCATCGGGATACGCATGGTTTTAATGAAGCGCTGCGCTCGGCTCTGCGCGAGGATCCCGACATTATCCTGGTTGGTGAGTTGCGCGACCTGGAGACCATTCGCCTGGCACTGACAGCGGCAGAGACGGGCCATCTGGTTTTCGCGACCCTGCATACCAGCTCGGCTGCCAAAACTATTGACCGGATAATTGATGTATTTCCAGCCGGTGAAAAGAGCATGGTACGCTCGATGCTGTCGGAGTCGTTACAGGCCGTTATTTCACAGGCACTGCTGAAAAAGAATGGTGGAGGGCGTGTTGCTGCACATGAGATTATGATGGCAACTCCCGCCATCCGAAACCTGATTCGTGAAGACAAAATTGCGCAGATGTATTCGGCTATCCAGACTGGTGCCGGCTCTGGCATGCGTACGCTGGATCAGCATCTGAAAGAGCTGGTGCAGGCAGGCCTGATCAGCAAAGAAGCTGCGCGCACCAAGGCCAAGACACCGGACGCATTTCTTTAA
- a CDS encoding DedA family protein — MIVGATLLGTESATLAQITPLAFAGAVAGDHVGYWLGWRVGPRFHHTAFAARYQTSISKAENMIRRFGGMAIFVGRFIPAIRSVVPGMLGVAGFRPGLYSLLDLLACLLWSLALAAILAGSVQLFS; from the coding sequence GTGATCGTAGGTGCCACCCTGCTCGGCACAGAAAGTGCCACACTGGCGCAGATCACCCCATTGGCATTTGCCGGTGCGGTTGCCGGTGATCATGTGGGCTACTGGCTTGGCTGGCGCGTGGGGCCGCGCTTTCATCACACTGCTTTTGCTGCCCGATACCAAACATCTATTAGCAAGGCTGAAAATATGATCCGCCGCTTTGGTGGCATGGCCATTTTTGTAGGGCGGTTTATCCCTGCTATCCGCAGCGTCGTCCCCGGCATGCTGGGTGTTGCCGGCTTCCGGCCCGGACTTTACAGTCTACTGGACTTGTTGGCCTGCCTGCTTTGGTCGTTGGCTCTGGCAGCGATTTTAGCGGGTTCAGTACAGTTATTCTCTTGA
- the lepB gene encoding signal peptidase I, producing the protein MKRYLSIFWHENKKFLLILASIVCFKSAVADLNSISGRSMQPTLLDGDKVWVNKLAYDVKIPFTDIALLNLHDPMRGDIVIIDSEAAGKRLVKRIIGVPGDTIYMRNNMLVVNGEIADYEVLSEEQEGLVIIEHLFDQSHQAMISNFRGSRSTRSYGPSEVPDGHFFVLGDNRDNSADSRLYSFIPREQIVGRSSSVVFSLDSEQSFRPRSGRFMAQLD; encoded by the coding sequence ATGAAACGCTATCTGTCGATCTTCTGGCACGAAAACAAGAAATTTTTGTTGATTCTGGCCAGTATCGTCTGCTTCAAGAGTGCCGTCGCCGACCTGAATTCCATATCCGGCCGTTCGATGCAGCCGACATTGCTGGATGGCGATAAAGTCTGGGTTAACAAACTGGCCTACGACGTCAAAATTCCTTTTACCGATATCGCTCTGCTGAACCTGCACGATCCGATGCGTGGCGATATTGTCATCATCGATTCTGAGGCCGCCGGCAAACGCCTGGTCAAACGTATTATTGGCGTGCCCGGCGATACCATCTACATGCGCAATAACATGCTGGTTGTAAACGGTGAAATCGCCGACTATGAGGTCCTATCGGAAGAACAAGAGGGCCTTGTGATTATTGAGCATCTGTTTGATCAATCACATCAGGCTATGATCTCCAACTTCAGAGGTAGCCGGTCAACCCGCAGTTATGGTCCTTCGGAAGTACCCGATGGCCACTTCTTCGTGCTCGGCGACAACCGGGACAACAGTGCAGACAGCCGCCTGTACAGCTTCATCCCTCGCGAACAGATTGTCGGGCGCTCCAGCTCGGTCGTCTTTTCTCTGGACAGCGAGCAGAGCTTCCGCCCCCGCAGCGGCCGTTTTATGGCGCAACTTGACTGA